In Halanaeroarchaeum sp. HSR-CO, one DNA window encodes the following:
- the idi gene encoding isopentenyl-diphosphate Delta-isomerase — MADTPSAGPDREDETAENASQDVIAVDADDTPQGTVNRLDAHTGEGVRHRAFTCMLFDEEGRVLLAQRAPRKRLWDTYWDGTVASHPVEGQTQVEATEERLEEELGLTPDQYDDLAVTDRFEYKRYYLDEGLEWEVCSVLTATVTDMDFEPDEAEVGGLLWVDYEDLYENARYYRQLRLCPWFEIAMRRDLDPSVDTTDL; from the coding sequence ATGGCCGATACACCCAGCGCGGGCCCGGACCGCGAGGACGAGACCGCAGAGAACGCCAGCCAGGACGTGATCGCGGTCGATGCCGACGACACCCCACAGGGGACGGTCAACCGTCTCGACGCCCACACGGGCGAGGGCGTCCGCCATCGCGCCTTTACCTGCATGCTCTTCGACGAAGAGGGACGAGTGTTGCTCGCCCAGCGGGCCCCCCGGAAACGGCTCTGGGACACCTACTGGGACGGCACCGTCGCCTCCCACCCGGTGGAAGGACAGACCCAGGTCGAGGCCACCGAGGAACGCCTGGAGGAGGAACTCGGACTCACCCCGGACCAGTACGACGACCTGGCGGTGACCGACCGCTTCGAGTACAAGCGCTACTACCTCGACGAGGGACTCGAATGGGAGGTCTGTTCGGTACTGACCGCGACCGTCACCGACATGGACTTCGAACCGGACGAGGCCGAGGTCGGCGGCCTGCTCTGGGTCGACTACGAAGACCTCTACGAGAACGCTCGCTACTACCGGCAACTCCGTCTCTGCCCGTGGTTCGAGATCGCGATGCGCCGCGACCTCGATCCCTCGGTCGACACGACCGATCTCTGA
- a CDS encoding desampylase, which translates to MLVLTADAYEDVLDHAQEDVPREACGILAGRKLDDRWVVQRALRLENVAAAPRITYEMDPEEQFAVMETIEEHGQSVVGFYHSHPAGPERPSETDHERATWQDHYYLIVSLARRPPVMDAWRWTGSEFELAALSVRSADGT; encoded by the coding sequence GTGCTCGTCCTGACTGCCGACGCCTACGAAGACGTCCTCGACCATGCCCAGGAGGACGTGCCCCGGGAGGCCTGTGGTATCCTCGCCGGTCGGAAGCTGGACGACCGGTGGGTGGTCCAGCGAGCCCTTCGCCTGGAGAACGTCGCCGCCGCGCCACGGATCACCTACGAGATGGACCCCGAAGAACAGTTCGCGGTGATGGAGACCATCGAGGAACATGGCCAGTCGGTCGTGGGGTTCTATCACTCCCATCCGGCCGGTCCAGAGCGCCCGAGCGAGACCGACCACGAGCGTGCCACGTGGCAGGATCACTACTACCTGATCGTTTCGCTCGCCCGCCGGCCGCCGGTAATGGACGCGTGGCGGTGGACCGGGAGCGAATTCGAACTCGCTGCCCTGTCGGTCAGGTCGGCGGACGGGACCTGA
- a CDS encoding zinc-binding dehydrogenase — MKAVQFHGHGETDVIAYEEAPDPAVGRNDVLVDIEAGALNHLDIWTRRGLPGLDLEMPHVPGSDGAGVVLEVGDGVSRFEPGDHVALSAGVSCGECEFCRDGEESMCTNYHIIGEHVSGVHSELASIPEDNLVLVPDHVDWETAAAAPLVFQTAWRMLVTRADLSPGETVLVLGASGGVGHAAVQIADYAGAEVIATASSEEKLAYAAEIGADHAIDYESENFASAVRELTGKRGVDVVVDHIGAATWQDSLRSLAKGGRLVTCGATTGPNPETDIRRIFWNQLSVIGSTMGTPGEVDDVLSLVWDGTFDVRVRDVLPMSETATAHDMIENREGFGKVVVVPDGEY; from the coding sequence ATGAAGGCAGTCCAGTTCCACGGACACGGTGAGACCGACGTCATCGCGTACGAGGAGGCGCCCGACCCGGCTGTCGGGCGAAACGACGTCCTGGTGGACATCGAGGCGGGGGCACTGAACCATCTCGATATCTGGACGCGCCGGGGGCTCCCGGGCCTCGACCTCGAGATGCCCCACGTTCCGGGGAGCGACGGGGCGGGCGTCGTCCTCGAGGTCGGCGACGGCGTCTCCCGGTTCGAACCGGGCGATCACGTCGCGCTCAGCGCTGGCGTCTCGTGTGGCGAGTGCGAGTTCTGTCGCGACGGCGAGGAATCGATGTGTACGAACTACCACATCATCGGCGAACACGTTTCGGGCGTCCACAGCGAACTCGCGTCGATCCCCGAGGACAATCTGGTCCTCGTCCCCGACCACGTCGACTGGGAGACCGCTGCGGCCGCCCCGCTCGTCTTCCAGACGGCCTGGCGGATGCTCGTCACGCGGGCGGATCTCTCGCCGGGGGAAACGGTCCTCGTCCTGGGCGCGAGCGGCGGGGTCGGCCACGCCGCGGTCCAGATCGCCGACTACGCCGGAGCCGAGGTGATCGCCACGGCGAGCAGCGAGGAGAAACTCGCCTACGCCGCGGAGATCGGTGCCGACCACGCTATCGACTACGAATCGGAGAACTTCGCGAGCGCCGTTCGCGAACTGACCGGGAAGCGGGGCGTGGACGTGGTGGTCGATCACATCGGCGCGGCGACCTGGCAGGACTCGCTCCGGTCGCTGGCGAAGGGTGGCCGACTGGTCACCTGCGGCGCGACGACCGGCCCGAACCCGGAGACCGACATCCGCCGCATCTTCTGGAATCAGTTGTCGGTCATCGGGTCGACCATGGGGACGCCCGGGGAGGTCGACGACGTGCTCTCACTCGTCTGGGACGGCACCTTCGACGTCCGGGTCCGCGACGTCCTTCCGATGAGCGAGACGGCAACCGCCCACGACATGATCGAGAACCGCGAGGGCTTCGGCAAGGTGGTCGTCGTCCCGGACGGGGAGTACTGA
- a CDS encoding molybdenum cofactor biosynthesis protein B, with protein MVDYQSRDTRIDGDGEAASDEQSPDQDDGGESDHDAGERAQQPESHEERAHDHGTSDERAHDHGAHEEHGHEHHAHDKTELGVGVVTITSTRSLDDDPSGDAIEEILESPGNTIVTRELVRDSRDVIQSTVDNLVQRDDVDLVVTTGGTGVSPDDVTVEAVRPLFEKDLPGFGEVFRAESYDEIGTKVVGTRATAGIANGVPVFVLPGSKNAVTLATAEIILPEAGHLAGLATRDRNEDEE; from the coding sequence ATGGTCGATTACCAGTCGCGGGACACCAGGATCGACGGCGATGGCGAGGCGGCGAGCGACGAGCAATCACCCGACCAGGACGACGGAGGCGAGTCGGACCACGACGCGGGCGAACGAGCCCAGCAGCCCGAATCACACGAGGAACGTGCCCACGACCACGGAACCAGCGACGAACGGGCACACGACCATGGAGCTCACGAAGAACACGGGCACGAACATCACGCCCACGACAAGACTGAACTCGGCGTCGGCGTCGTGACCATCACCAGCACACGGTCACTCGACGACGACCCCAGCGGTGACGCCATCGAGGAGATCCTCGAATCCCCGGGCAACACGATCGTCACCCGTGAACTCGTCCGCGACTCCCGGGACGTCATCCAGTCAACCGTGGACAACCTGGTCCAGCGAGATGACGTGGACCTCGTCGTGACGACGGGCGGAACGGGTGTCTCACCCGACGACGTCACCGTCGAGGCGGTTCGCCCACTCTTCGAGAAGGACCTGCCGGGCTTCGGCGAGGTGTTCCGGGCGGAGTCCTACGACGAAATCGGGACGAAGGTCGTCGGGACGCGGGCCACCGCCGGCATCGCGAACGGCGTCCCGGTGTTCGTCCTCCCCGGAAGCAAGAACGCAGTCACCCTCGCGACGGCCGAGATCATCCTGCCCGAAGCGGGGCACCTGGCTGGTCTGGCGACTCGCGACCGGAACGAAGACGAGGAGTGA
- a CDS encoding cold-shock protein has protein sequence MATGTVSFFHDRKGYGFIETDDSDDDVFFHMEDVGGPDLEEGQEVEFDIGQGDKGPRAENLERL, from the coding sequence ATGGCAACAGGTACGGTCTCGTTCTTCCATGATCGGAAGGGCTACGGTTTCATCGAAACGGACGATTCTGACGACGACGTGTTCTTCCACATGGAGGATGTCGGCGGCCCGGACCTCGAAGAGGGTCAGGAAGTCGAATTCGACATCGGCCAGGGCGACAAGGGCCCGCGCGCCGAGAATCTCGAACGTCTGTAA
- a CDS encoding 5-formyltetrahydrofolate cyclo-ligase, whose amino-acid sequence MSEDKQTLRERVWDALEAERVARFPFPPHDRIPNFAGAEEAAARLFDRSEWRAAGTVKSNPDAPQLPVRRGALRAGKRVSMAVPRLRDERCFLTLDPATIDDTEAAATISHVDEYATRVGPDGMGPVDLIVAGSVAVTPAGDRIGKGEGYSDLEFAILREAELVGPETTIVTTVHEMQVLDRTVETEPHDVPIDLIVTPERTIETDRRDDRPAGIEWERLDEATIEAIPILQRLRPSRRGRG is encoded by the coding sequence ATGAGCGAAGACAAACAGACCCTCCGCGAGCGGGTCTGGGACGCCCTCGAGGCCGAGAGAGTGGCGCGCTTTCCGTTCCCGCCCCACGACCGCATCCCCAACTTCGCGGGGGCCGAGGAGGCGGCAGCCCGGCTGTTCGACCGATCCGAGTGGCGGGCCGCCGGGACCGTGAAGTCCAATCCCGACGCGCCCCAGCTTCCGGTCAGGCGCGGAGCACTACGAGCAGGCAAGCGGGTGTCCATGGCTGTACCGCGACTCCGTGACGAACGATGTTTCCTGACACTCGATCCGGCCACCATCGACGACACCGAGGCCGCCGCGACCATCTCCCACGTCGACGAGTACGCCACCCGGGTCGGTCCCGACGGGATGGGGCCGGTCGACCTCATCGTCGCCGGCAGCGTCGCGGTCACGCCAGCGGGCGACCGAATTGGCAAAGGCGAGGGCTACAGCGACCTGGAGTTCGCCATCCTTCGCGAGGCCGAACTGGTGGGTCCGGAGACGACCATCGTCACGACCGTCCACGAGATGCAGGTGCTCGACCGAACGGTCGAGACCGAACCTCACGACGTCCCGATCGACCTGATCGTGACGCCAGAGCGAACCATCGAGACCGACCGCCGGGACGATCGACCGGCGGGTATCGAGTGGGAACGCCTGGACGAGGCGACCATCGAGGCCATTCCGATCCTCCAGCGACTCCGTCCCTCGCGGCGCGGGCGCGGTTAG
- a CDS encoding cupin domain-containing protein produces MALDRLPDLDPDEGTVIDEELAYFEDVLVKVFAFGPNATLEPHAHEGSTNVFHVVEGEVVVVQDDVEERVTAPGVVVHEPGAVHGARNETDQRAVLTATFAPSPG; encoded by the coding sequence ATGGCACTCGACCGTCTCCCGGATCTCGATCCCGACGAGGGAACCGTCATCGACGAAGAACTCGCGTACTTCGAGGACGTCCTCGTGAAGGTCTTCGCGTTCGGGCCGAACGCGACACTGGAACCCCACGCTCACGAGGGCTCCACGAACGTCTTCCACGTCGTCGAGGGCGAGGTCGTCGTGGTGCAAGACGACGTCGAAGAACGGGTGACCGCTCCTGGGGTCGTGGTCCACGAGCCAGGCGCAGTCCACGGCGCGCGGAACGAGACAGACCAGCGGGCGGTCCTCACCGCGACGTTCGCTCCGTCGCCGGGCTAA
- a CDS encoding CTP synthetase, whose amino-acid sequence MQAVIVGPDRGIEAALADHDVETTRVEGLATGESLDDAGLADADLLVITDAAEATAVPVAKDRHPSIRIVFYTTDSVPEFVTGQLDLAVDPDLLSPDVVAEELVASISA is encoded by the coding sequence ATGCAGGCAGTCATCGTCGGCCCGGACCGCGGCATCGAAGCGGCGCTCGCGGACCACGACGTCGAAACCACCCGCGTCGAGGGCCTCGCGACCGGCGAGTCACTCGACGACGCGGGCCTCGCGGACGCCGACCTCCTCGTCATCACCGACGCCGCGGAGGCGACCGCCGTCCCCGTCGCCAAGGACCGTCACCCATCGATCCGTATCGTCTTCTACACCACCGACTCCGTCCCCGAGTTCGTCACCGGACAACTCGACCTCGCCGTCGACCCGGACCTGCTCTCGCCCGACGTCGTCGCCGAGGAACTCGTCGCCTCGATCAGCGCGTAA